One part of the Lycium ferocissimum isolate CSIRO_LF1 chromosome 8, AGI_CSIRO_Lferr_CH_V1, whole genome shotgun sequence genome encodes these proteins:
- the LOC132068548 gene encoding probable protein S-acyltransferase 12 isoform X2: MDLNPFKLCSGLKVLGYFMILIVFAIVALSYYAVVVLTWGPHLLDGGFTSFLSFVIIITFHILLVLLMWSYIKVVIQDPGSVPENWKLVSEQNIEEGNSVALSDYASIENPTPTLSTDQIERRQSQSRGYCSKCHNGKPPRCHHCSVCQRCVLKMDHHCIWVVNCVGARNYKFFLLFVMYTFLTTTLDTLVLLPSFIKFFRQAMNHSLSPGNIAVIFLVFVLNLAFSLSLLCFVIMHASLLSSNTTSVEVYEKKKTVQWKYDLGWKRNFEQVFGANKALWFFPLFSKKDLENIPALHGLEFPTRSDAEE, encoded by the exons ATGGATCTCAATCCTTTTAAGTTATGTTCTGGACTTAAAGttcttggctatttcatgatCCTTATCGTTTTTGCTATTGTTGCGCTTTCGTACTATGCCGTTGTTGTTCTTACCTGGGGTCCTCATCTACTTGATGGTGGCTTCACCTCATTCTTATCGTTTGTCATTATTATCACCTTTCATATCCTT CTTGTATTGCTAATGTGGAGCTATATTAAGGTAGTAATTCAGGACCCTGGTTCTGTCCCTGAAAATTGGAAACTAGTATCAGAGCAGAACATAGAGGAGGGTAACTCAGTTGCTTTGTCTGATTATGCATCAATCGAGAACCCTACTCCAACATTATCAACTGACCAGATAGAAAGAAGACAGTCACAGTCTAGAGGATATTGCAGTAAATGCCACAATGGCAAGCCACCACGTTGTCATCATTGTTCTGTTT GTCAAAGATGTGTTCTTAAGATGGATCACCACTGCATATGGGTTGTCAATTGTGTTGGGGCTCGCAACTACAAgttttttctcctctttgtg ATGTACACATTTTTGACAACAACATTGGACACTCTTGTACTGCTGCCCAGTTTTATAAAATTCTTTCGGCAAGCCATGAATCATTCATTATCCCCAGGCAATATTGCAGTCATTTTTCTAGTCTTTG TTCTCAATCTAGCATTTTCACTCAGTCTTCTCTGTTTTGTAATTATGCATGCATCTCTTCTCTCAAGTAACACCACTTCGGTGGAG GTTtatgagaagaaaaaaactGTGCAGTGGAAGTATGACCTGGGCTGGAAAAGGAATTTTGAACAG GTTTTTGGCGCAAATAAAGCATTATGGTTTTTTCCATTGTTCTCAAAGAAAGATTTGGAGAACATACCGGCACTACATGGACTGGAATTCCCGACACGTTCAGATGCTGAAGAATGA
- the LOC132068548 gene encoding probable protein S-acyltransferase 12 isoform X1, giving the protein MKLMKDSVCLSYMEEVNQDNFFLNLSTKTNLRGNSIKGVQIEGYTLEHLPMSGVRHYLPTSCKRKLVLLMWSYIKVVIQDPGSVPENWKLVSEQNIEEGNSVALSDYASIENPTPTLSTDQIERRQSQSRGYCSKCHNGKPPRCHHCSVCQRCVLKMDHHCIWVVNCVGARNYKFFLLFVMYTFLTTTLDTLVLLPSFIKFFRQAMNHSLSPGNIAVIFLVFVLNLAFSLSLLCFVIMHASLLSSNTTSVEVYEKKKTVQWKYDLGWKRNFEQVFGANKALWFFPLFSKKDLENIPALHGLEFPTRSDAEE; this is encoded by the exons atgaaactcatgaaagaCTCTGTCTGTTTGTCATATATGGAAGAAGTCAATcaagacaatttttttcttaatttgtcaACCAAGACAAATTTGAGAGGTAATTCCATCAAAGGAGTACAAATTGAAGGATATACTTTGGAACATTTACCTATGAGTGGAGTCAGGCATTATCTTCCTACAAGCTGTAAACGAAAG CTTGTATTGCTAATGTGGAGCTATATTAAGGTAGTAATTCAGGACCCTGGTTCTGTCCCTGAAAATTGGAAACTAGTATCAGAGCAGAACATAGAGGAGGGTAACTCAGTTGCTTTGTCTGATTATGCATCAATCGAGAACCCTACTCCAACATTATCAACTGACCAGATAGAAAGAAGACAGTCACAGTCTAGAGGATATTGCAGTAAATGCCACAATGGCAAGCCACCACGTTGTCATCATTGTTCTGTTT GTCAAAGATGTGTTCTTAAGATGGATCACCACTGCATATGGGTTGTCAATTGTGTTGGGGCTCGCAACTACAAgttttttctcctctttgtg ATGTACACATTTTTGACAACAACATTGGACACTCTTGTACTGCTGCCCAGTTTTATAAAATTCTTTCGGCAAGCCATGAATCATTCATTATCCCCAGGCAATATTGCAGTCATTTTTCTAGTCTTTG TTCTCAATCTAGCATTTTCACTCAGTCTTCTCTGTTTTGTAATTATGCATGCATCTCTTCTCTCAAGTAACACCACTTCGGTGGAG GTTtatgagaagaaaaaaactGTGCAGTGGAAGTATGACCTGGGCTGGAAAAGGAATTTTGAACAG GTTTTTGGCGCAAATAAAGCATTATGGTTTTTTCCATTGTTCTCAAAGAAAGATTTGGAGAACATACCGGCACTACATGGACTGGAATTCCCGACACGTTCAGATGCTGAAGAATGA
- the LOC132068548 gene encoding probable protein S-acyltransferase 12 isoform X3 encodes MKLMKDSVCLSYMEEVNQDNFFLNLSTKTNLRGNSIKGVQIEGYTLEHLPMSGVRHYLPTSCKRKLVLLMWSYIKVVIQDPGSVPENWKLVSEQNIEEGNSVALSDYASIENPTPTLSTDQIERRQSQSRGYCSKCHNGKPPRCHHCSVCQRCVLKMDHHCIWVVNCVGARNYKFFLLFVMYTFLTTTLDTLVLLPSFIKFFRQAMNHSLSPGNIAVIFLVFVLNLAFSLSLLCFVIMHASLLSSNTTSVEVYEKKKTVQWKYDLGWKRNFEQKLTGGDRKGEA; translated from the exons atgaaactcatgaaagaCTCTGTCTGTTTGTCATATATGGAAGAAGTCAATcaagacaatttttttcttaatttgtcaACCAAGACAAATTTGAGAGGTAATTCCATCAAAGGAGTACAAATTGAAGGATATACTTTGGAACATTTACCTATGAGTGGAGTCAGGCATTATCTTCCTACAAGCTGTAAACGAAAG CTTGTATTGCTAATGTGGAGCTATATTAAGGTAGTAATTCAGGACCCTGGTTCTGTCCCTGAAAATTGGAAACTAGTATCAGAGCAGAACATAGAGGAGGGTAACTCAGTTGCTTTGTCTGATTATGCATCAATCGAGAACCCTACTCCAACATTATCAACTGACCAGATAGAAAGAAGACAGTCACAGTCTAGAGGATATTGCAGTAAATGCCACAATGGCAAGCCACCACGTTGTCATCATTGTTCTGTTT GTCAAAGATGTGTTCTTAAGATGGATCACCACTGCATATGGGTTGTCAATTGTGTTGGGGCTCGCAACTACAAgttttttctcctctttgtg ATGTACACATTTTTGACAACAACATTGGACACTCTTGTACTGCTGCCCAGTTTTATAAAATTCTTTCGGCAAGCCATGAATCATTCATTATCCCCAGGCAATATTGCAGTCATTTTTCTAGTCTTTG TTCTCAATCTAGCATTTTCACTCAGTCTTCTCTGTTTTGTAATTATGCATGCATCTCTTCTCTCAAGTAACACCACTTCGGTGGAG GTTtatgagaagaaaaaaactGTGCAGTGGAAGTATGACCTGGGCTGGAAAAGGAATTTTGAACAG AAATTAACAGGGGGTGACAGGAAGGGGGaagcttaa